Proteins encoded in a region of the Saccharomyces eubayanus strain FM1318 chromosome V, whole genome shotgun sequence genome:
- the MEI4 gene encoding Mei4p — protein sequence MSSKTQGANPKGISQVFQTLQALLVSHYSHRLDSDTSVKKTLVDVHVYNFIAKFLFNKILLKKNHNDPKWVRNFYHQENNNPPNDDVDCEILCSLHFTTVYSIINIQLIKIKTNQTLEPQLSEYISILKLIEHMFAIIESLIHVLIRLISRHEQVSINRKRAYCQVYLERELSLKKTYLRGFYNTVSAIPKEELQGLLKMVKIVILSLLEALERIEWKYFAAFLEKFPAYEISLQKKRAYIQAALLVTAERNLIARFRLSCCFNKTTGT from the coding sequence ATGAGTTCAAAGACACAGGGAGCCAATCCTAAGGGAATTTCGCAAGTATTCCAAACCCTTCAAGCGCTGTTGGTTTCTCATTATTCACATCGATTAGATTCTGACACTTCTGTCAAAAAGACGCTAGTTGACGTACATGTTTATAACTTCATCGCCAAATTCTTATTTAATAAAATTctattaaagaaaaaccatAATGATCCCAAATGGGTTCGAAATTTCTACCACCAGGAAAACAATAACCCTCCAAATGACGATGTGGACTGCGAGATTTTGTGTTCGTTGCACTTCACCACAGTTTATTCTATTATTAACATTCAACTGATCAAAATCAAGACAAATCAAACACTTGAACCCCAGCTTTCAGAATACATCTCGATCTTGAAACTTATTGAACACATGTTTGCCATTATCGAAAGCCTAATTCATGTGCTTATTAGACTTATATCCAGGCATGAACAAGTAAGCATCAACAGAAAGAGAGCTTATTGTCAAGTGTATCTTGAGAGAGAATTgagtttgaagaaaacttATCTAAGGGGCTTTTACAATACAGTAAGTGCTattccaaaagaagaactgCAAGGTCTCTTAAAAATGGTCAAGATAGTTATTCTATCTTTACTCGAAGCCTTAGAAAGGATTGAGTGGAAATATTTCGCGgcttttttggaaaagttcCCTGCATATGAGATAtcattacaaaaaaaaagagcgTACATACAGGCTGCTCTATTGGTTACGGCCGAAAGAAATTTGATTGCTCGTTTTCGATTGTCATGCTGTTTTAATAAAACAACTGGTACTTAA
- the ERG28 gene encoding Erg28p — protein MFNLQDVITTTKTTLASMPNGYLPKWLLFISIVSVFNSVQTYISGLELTRRVYERKPTETTHLSARTFGTWTFVACIIRFYGALYLNEPHIFELVFMSYVVALFHFGSELLIFRTCKLGKGFMGPLIVSTTSLVWMYKQRQFYTGVAW, from the coding sequence atgttcAACCTCCAAGACGTAATAACCACAACAAAGACCACCTTGGCATCAATGCCAAACGGTTACTTACCAAAATGGTTACTGTTCATTTCCATCGTATCCGTCTTTAATTCAGTCCAGACTTACATTTCTGGGTTAGAATTGACACGTAGAGTCTACGAGAGAAAGCCTACCGAAACAACACACTTAAGTGCAAGAACATTCGGTACTTGGACCTTCGTCGCCTGTATTATCAGATTCTATGGTGCTTTGTACTTGAATGAACCACACATTTTCGAGCTGGTCTTCATGTCTTATGTCGTTgctcttttccatttcgGTTCCGAATTGTTGATTTTCAGAACCTGTAAGTTAGGAAAGGGATTCATGGGCCCATTGATTGTTTCAACCACATCTTTGGTATGGATGTACAAGCAAAGACAATTCTACACCGGTGTTGCATGGTAA
- the ACA1 gene encoding Aca1p, with protein MDYKNDFIASPDPLLNGRHNSSVYTDLLSASNASKEHKCKQQPLPQQQQQQPVGLINANFNPYHQNTLNDRSVQENLGPMFQPFGIDVTHMPITNPPIFQSSLPAFDQPVHKRRISISNGQISQLGEDLEAVENLYSIEPPFLSSKTEHNPEPQLVANPSTATYPSFGSSELPNLAQPQATAVPEVVPQASGQNIFPPPTPFDSNSSLHLSAATAAAAAAAATAASPVPRNNAAINQAYINMQLRLQAQLQSQVWKSAQVSVNPSTPASSSSVSSSTSSTSSSCQNSHDQNNEPLPIYSSIPHNGNNNTACNNAIKNDGTSGTADINSTNVYLKQEYNERIPAVGDNTNNKLAIPNQSVSSPALASVTTASSQFVHEPFLRKSGTSSGDVETTAKAWKRARLLERNRIAASKCRQRKKMSQLQLQKEFDQISKDNSIMKKKLEGYEKLVQKMKKVFKVHSQECALPINTKGNPEARNAHYHTSDGCVSLKMIEELIGSSGLDG; from the coding sequence ATGGACtataaaaatgattttattgCAAGCCCTGACCCACTTCTAAATGGCAGGCATAACTCCTCAGTGTATACAGATTTGCTATCTGCAAGCAATGCTTCAAAAGAGCACAAATGCAAGCAACAACCGCTAccgcaacaacagcaacaacagccaGTGGGCCTTATAAATGCTAATTTTAATCCTTACCATCAAAATACTTTAAACGACCGCTCCGTGCAAGAAAATTTGGGCCCAATGTTTCAACCCTTTGGTATAGATGTCACTCATATGCCCATCACCAACCCTCCGATTTTCCAGAGCTCTTTGCCTGCGTTTGATCAACCTGTGCATAAAAGACGTATATCAATCTCCAATGGACAAATCAGTCAATTGGGCGAAGACTTGGAAGCCGTCGAAAACCTTTACAGCATTGAGCCTCCTTTCCTATCGTCAAAGACGGAACACAATCCTGAGCCGCAACTAGTCGCAAATCCAAGTACAGCCACGTATCCAAGTTTCGGCTCTAGCGAACTGCCGAACTTGGCACAACCACAAGCTACCGCTGTACCCGAGGTTGTTCCTCAGGCAAGTGgccaaaatatttttcctCCCCCAACACCATTCGATAGTAACAGCAGTCTTCATTTATCCGCAGCAACTGccgctgctgctgctgccgctGCCACTGCTGCCTCTCCTGTTCCACGCAATAACGCCGCTATTAACCAAGCATACATTAATATGCAACTCCGATTACAAGCGCAACTGCAAAGCCAAGTTTGGAAGAGTGCGCAGGTAAGCGTAAATCCATCCACCCCGgcgtcttcttcttccgtctcttcttctacttcatcaacttcttcttcttgccaAAATAGTCATGATCAAAATAACGAACCCCTACCTATCTATTCTTCAATACCTCACAACGGTAATAACAATACAGCCTGTAATAACGCAATAAAAAACGACGGTACAAGCGGTACAGCTGATATTAACTCAACAAACGTTTACTTAAAACAGGAATATAACGAAAGAATTCCTGCGGTCGGTGATAACACAAATAACAAGTTAGCCATACCAAACCAATCTGTTTCATCACCGGCCTTAGCGTCTGTGACTACTGCTAGCTCTCAGTTTGTACATGAGCCTTTTCTGCGGAAAAGTGGCACCAGTTCTGGTGACGTTGAAACTACTGCCAAAGCATGGAAACGCGCAAGACTACTAGAACGAAATAGAATTGCTGCGTCCAAATGCAGgcaaaggaagaaaatgtcTCAATTACAATTACAGAAGGAATTTGATCAAATAAGCAAAGATAATAGcataatgaagaaaaaattagaaggctacgaaaaattggttcaaaaaatgaaaaaagtctTTAAAGTGCACTCACAAGAATGTGCGCTACCCATTAATACCAAAGGTAATCCAGAGGCTAGAAACGCACATTATCACACTAGCGATGGTTGTGtgtctttgaagatgatTGAAGAATTGATTGGAAGCTCGGGTCTGGATGGCTGA
- the SAH1 gene encoding adenosylhomocysteinase, translated as MSAPAQNYKIADISLAAFGRKEIELAEHEMPGLMAIRKAYGSVQPLKGARVAGCLHMTIQTAVLIETLVALGAEVTWSSCNIYSTQDHAAAAIAASGVPVFAWKGETEEEYLWCIEQQLFAFKDNKKLNLILDDGGDLTTLVHEKYPDMLDDCFGLSEETTTGVHHLYRMVKEGKLKVPAINVNDSVTKSKFDNLYGCRESLIDGIKRATDVMLAGKVAVVAGYGDVGKGCAAALRGMGARVLVTEIDPINALQAAMEGYQVITMEDASHIGQVFVTTTGCRDIINGEHFINMPEDAIVCNIGHFDIEIDVAWLKANAKECINIKPQVDRYLLASGRHVILLANGRLVNLGCATGHSSFVMSCSFSNQVLAQIALFKSNDKSFREKHIEFQKTGPFGVGVHVLPKILDEAVAKFHLGNLGVKLTKLSDVQSEYLGIPEEGPFKADHYRY; from the coding sequence ATGTCTGCTCCAGCTCAAAACTACAAAATCGCTGATATCTCTCTAGCTGCCTTCGGTAGAAAGGAAATCGAATTGGCTGAACATGAAATGCCAGGTTTGATGGCCATCAGAAAGGCCTACGGTAGCGTCCAACCTTTGAAGGGTGCCCGTGTTGCCGGTTGTTTGCACATGACCATTCAAACTGCTGTTTTGATCGAAACTTTAGTTGCTCTAGGTGCTGAAGTTACCTGGTCTTCTTGTAACATCTACTCTACTCAAGACcatgctgctgctgccatTGCCGCTTCCGGTGTTCCAGTCTTCGCATGGAAGGGTGAAACCGAAGAAGAATACTTGTGGTGTATTGAACAACAATTATTTGCCTTCAAGgacaacaagaaattgaacttGATCTTGGATGACGGTGGTGATTTGACCACTTTAGTCCATGAAAAATACCCAGACATGTTGGATGACTGTTTCGGTCTTTCCGAAGAAACCACTACTGGTGTTCACCACTTATACAGAATGGTCAAGGAAGGTAAGTTAAAGGTCCCAGCCATTAATGTCAACGACTCCGTCACCAAGTCCAAGTTCGACAACTTGTACGGCTGTAGAGAATCTTTGATCGATGGTATCAAGAGAGCCACCGATGTCATGTTGGCTGGTAAGGTTGCCGTCGTTGCCGGTTACGGTGATGTTGGTAAGGGTTGTGCTGCTGCTTTGAGAGGAATGGGTGCCCGTGTTTTGGTTACTGAAATCGATCCAATCAATGCTTTACAAGCCGCTATGGAAGGTTACCAAGTCATCACCATGGAAGATGCTTCTCATATTGGTCAAGTCTTTGTCACCACCACTGGTTGCAGAGACATTATCAATGGTGAACACTTCATCAACATGCCAGAAGATGCTATTGTCTGTAACATCGGTCATTTCGATATCGAAATTGATGTCGCTTGGTTGAAGGCTAACGCTAAGGAATGTATCAACATTAAACCACAAGTCGACCGTTACTTGTTGGCCTCTGGTAGACACGTCATCTTGTTGGCTAACGGTAGATTGGTTAACTTGGGTTGTGCTACTGGTCACTCCTCTTTCGTCATGtcttgttctttctctAACCAAGTTTTGGCTCAAATTGCTTTGTTCAAGTCTAACGACAAGTCCTTCAGAGAAAAGCACATTGAATTCCAAAAGACCGGTCCATTCGGAGTTGGTGTTCATGTCCTACCAAAGATTTTGGATGAAGCCGTTGCTAAATTCCACTTGGGTAACTTGGGTGTCAAATTGACCAAGTTGAGTGATGTCCAATCAGAATACTTAGGTATCCCAGAAGAAGGTCCATTCAAGGCCGACCACTACAGATACTGA